ACCGCGAAACCGATTTCGACTTCCTGCGCCGCCTGCTGGCCGAGGAGGGCCTGTCGTGGCGTTTCGAACACGACCAGAGCGCGGCGGCCGGGGACGAGGCAACGCACGCGCGGCACCGATGGGTGATCTTCGATCGCGAGGCCGACGCCCCCGCGTGCGCTCAGGCGACGATCCGCTTCCATCGCAACGACGCACCGGAGCGTGAGGACAGCATCCAAACGCTGCGCGACATCACCCAGGTGGTGCCCAACGCCGTCACCCGCAGCAGCTGGGACTACAAGAAACTCACCGCCACCGGCGCACAGGCGCTCAGCGCCCTGGACATGGGCGAGGTGCCGCCGCTGGAGATCTACGACGCGAGCAGCGCCTACCGCTTCGAGGACGCCGAGGCCGCGCGCCTGCGCACCGATCTCTTGCTCAGCGCCTTCGAGTCCGAACACCGGCGCCTGGCCGGCGAAGGCGCCGTGCGCCGGATGGCCGAAGGGACCACCTTCACGCTCCTCGAGCACGACCAGTACCGCGGCGACGAAGCGACCCTGCGCGTGCTGAGCGTCGAACACCATGCGGCCAACAACCTGGGCGCCGACGCGGCCGAATTGCTGAAGAACACCGACCTGGAACACGGCACCTACCGCAACCGCTTCGTGCTCCAGCACGCCAGCGCCCCGGTGGTGCCGCTGCCCATCGCCCCTCCGCGCGTCGGCCCGCAAAGCGCCCTGGTGGTCGGCCACCCCGAGGCGGCCCTCACCACCGACCGGGACCACCGGGTGAAGATCCAGTATCCGTGGCAGCGCGGCAGCGCACCCAACCGCGGCGGGCTCACCGACACCGGCAGCCAGGACACCGAGGGCAACGCCCCGGGCGATGCGGGCTCGGGCACCTGGGTGCGCGTCGCCGAATGGCTCGCCGGCCCCAACTGGGGCAGTCACTTCCTGCCGCGCATCGGCACCGAGGTGCTGGTCGACTTCATCGACGGCGACATCGACCGCCCCATCATCGTCGGCCAGCTCTACAACGGGGACGACCTGCCCCCGTTCAGCGCCGGCGTCGACTCGGGCGCCAACCACCCCGGCACCGTCAGCGGCTGGCACAGCCACAATCATGAGGCGGGGGTGAATCAGTGGCTCACCGACGACGCCCCCGGCCAACTGCGCACTCGACTGGCCACCAGCGAGACCGAAGCGCAATTGGGTTTGGGTCACCTCATCGACCAGCGCCTCGACGGCGCCCACCGCGGCCCCTGGCGCGGCACCGGCTTCGAGCTGCGCACCGACGGCTGGCTCGCCGTGCGCGCGGGCGAAGGCCTCCTCATCAGCGCCACCGCCCGCCAGAACGCCACCGGCACCCAGATGGACGTGGCCGAAGCCGTCGGCCAACTGCGCGCCGCCGAGCGCACCGCCCAGGCACTGTCCGAGGCCGCATCCGCGCAAGGTGCCCTGGCACTGAACGCCAACAAGCAACAGACCGAATTCATCGACAGCCTCGATCCGGCCAAAGACGGCACGTTCGACGGCAGCGTCGGCGGGCAGGAAGCCAAAAAGGCCCAACCCGGCAGCCGCACCCCGGGCGAGCCCACCGAACGCTTCGCCACGCCCACCCTCGTCACCGAGGGGCCCGACGACATCGGCCTGTCCACCCCCGCCAGCACCGTCCTGTTCGCCAGCCAGCATGTGCACGCCACCGTGCACGAAGACCTGCACATCGCAAGCGCAAAGACATACGCCACCACCGCCGGCGAAGCCGCCAGCCTGTTCACCCACTCGGGCGGCATCAAATCCATCGCCGCCGCCGGCAGCCACACGATCCAGGCCCACACCGACGAGATGGAAATTCTCGCCGACGAGTCGGTCACCGTCACCAGCTCGAACGACGAGATCCACATCCTCGCGAAAGACACCATCGTGCTCAAGGCGGGGCAGAGTTCGGTGACGCTCAAGGGCGGGGACATCACCTTCGCGTGTCCGGGGACGTTCTCGGTGAAGGGAGCGGGCAATGCGTTCGAGGGGCCGGGGCGGGTGCCCGCAAAGGTCGACGATCTGCCCACCGGCCGTATCGGACGAGAGCCCAACTGGCTCGATTTGGAGCTGCGCGGCTGGGAGGCGCAACCGATCAAGCACACCCGCTATCTCGTCACCTTTGCCGACGGCTCTTCGCGTCGCGGCACGCTCGACGCCAACGGCTACGCCCATCTGGAGGATGTGCCGGAGGGTGGCAAGCACACGGTCGAATACGAGAATCCCGATATCTCCCGCGACCCCGAACCCTATTCATTTGACGATCTGAAGGCCTCCATCAAGGCATTCATCGGCGCGTAAGGGCAGATCATGTCTTTTTCATTCGACGACATCGTCAAGGCTGTCAATCATTGGGCACGCGATACCACCGAGACCGTGCAGGACGCCAAACAAAAGGCCAACTGGGTGTGGGAGGCGCTGCAAGGCGACTTCAACCCCAACCGCAGCGTCGGCCAGGTCGGTGTGGATACCGTCGTGTGCCTGGTGCCCGGCGTGGATACCGTGATGGATGTGCGCGACCTGATCGCCAACATCATCGTCATCGCGCGCACGCCGGCTGCCGGTGGCGCGTGGTTTGCGCTGGTACTCACGCTCATCGGCTTCTTCCCCGAACTGGGCTCGGTCGCCAAGGGCGTGGTCAAGATCGTGATGGTCCGTCTGCGCCCGTACATCAAACACGCGGACGACCTGACCAACGCCAGCAAGATGATCAAGTATCTGGACAAGGCCTTCGACGACGCCCTGCCCGACATCGTCCAATACCTGCGCCATCCCAAGGTGCAACAGTTCCTCACCAAAGAAGGCGTTCCGGACGTCATCAAGTGGGTGAGCGAATCGATCAAGACCGTGGTCGGCAAGATCGACACCGCCGCGCTCAAGCGGCTTTTCAACGACGGCGCCGGCAAGCTCAAGGACATCCTGCGGTACATCCAACCGCTGCTGCCCGAGGCAGCCGGGGCGAAGATCAAGCAGGTGATCGACGGCATCGTCACCGTCCAGCGCGGCTTCGACAAGGCGGTCAATCAGTACATCGACCCCATCCGCGCCATCCTGCGCCGCCTCGCCCAGCGCCTCGACGAGATGCACTGGGTCGCCTACACGCAGGACGTCAATAAGGGCTGGATCGCACCGTTGTCTGAGCAGGGGGCCAGACGGCTGATCAAGAAACATCATCCGGATTGGGTGAAGACGAAGAAGCCGGTGTTGTTCAAGCAACTTCCAGCCGACAAGTTCGTTGAGACCGCGGAATATCGCAAAGGTCTTGCTGAAGGAGCCCCTCCGTTGGGCAATAAGGAAATCGAGAGTTTCGCGAAAGGCGTCAAGGCCCGCCCGTTGCACGAAGGCGAAACGCTCTACCGCGTCATCGACCCCACCAGCGGCAGCCTGAGCACCTGCTGGATCACCGAATCGGTGTGGAAGGAGATCAACGCCAATCCCGAATTGGCCCGGCAGATCTGGCGTAGCAAGCTGGCGGTCAAGCCCGAATGGAATCAGAACGGCACGTATGTGAAATACACCTACAATCGGGCACGCGATGGCGACATCATGGTGTGGGAAGGGCCAACCGCGATGCAGTGGCTCGGCCAAAAAAACCATGTAGAAGAAGGCTTTCTCGAAGGTGGCCTGAATCAGGTGGTCTTCCACCCGTTGACGCGGGACGGCAAACCGGATCAGTTGAGAGACGCCGTCACCGACCGCTTTGCCGAGGCTGTGGCGCCTGATCAACCTGGCATCCAATTCCCCGACATG
The nucleotide sequence above comes from Nitrogeniibacter mangrovi. Encoded proteins:
- a CDS encoding type VI secretion system Vgr family protein — protein: MPSLRHLFDAPLSQHARLVRIDTALPDAALVVERFSGREAISELFRFEVDCLSGNAHFELKTLLGEEVTLRLRQADGTLRHWHGHVTEALNLGADGGLARYRLIIEPWLAFCAQRRDCFQFQDLDVLGIAEALFADYPMADWRAELTQPLRRYSRVTQYRETDFDFLRRLLAEEGLSWRFEHDQSAAAGDEATHARHRWVIFDREADAPACAQATIRFHRNDAPEREDSIQTLRDITQVVPNAVTRSSWDYKKLTATGAQALSALDMGEVPPLEIYDASSAYRFEDAEAARLRTDLLLSAFESEHRRLAGEGAVRRMAEGTTFTLLEHDQYRGDEATLRVLSVEHHAANNLGADAAELLKNTDLEHGTYRNRFVLQHASAPVVPLPIAPPRVGPQSALVVGHPEAALTTDRDHRVKIQYPWQRGSAPNRGGLTDTGSQDTEGNAPGDAGSGTWVRVAEWLAGPNWGSHFLPRIGTEVLVDFIDGDIDRPIIVGQLYNGDDLPPFSAGVDSGANHPGTVSGWHSHNHEAGVNQWLTDDAPGQLRTRLATSETEAQLGLGHLIDQRLDGAHRGPWRGTGFELRTDGWLAVRAGEGLLISATARQNATGTQMDVAEAVGQLRAAERTAQALSEAASAQGALALNANKQQTEFIDSLDPAKDGTFDGSVGGQEAKKAQPGSRTPGEPTERFATPTLVTEGPDDIGLSTPASTVLFASQHVHATVHEDLHIASAKTYATTAGEAASLFTHSGGIKSIAAAGSHTIQAHTDEMEILADESVTVTSSNDEIHILAKDTIVLKAGQSSVTLKGGDITFACPGTFSVKGAGNAFEGPGRVPAKVDDLPTGRIGREPNWLDLELRGWEAQPIKHTRYLVTFADGSSRRGTLDANGYAHLEDVPEGGKHTVEYENPDISRDPEPYSFDDLKASIKAFIGA